Below is a window of Arthrobacter sp. SLBN-112 DNA.
CAAGTTCGGAACTTCACTGCGCAGCGTCTTCCAGTGGTAGTCGAGCCGCTGGATCAACGGGACGAAATGTGCGACGTTGCCCTCGACGAACATGATCTTGAGGCCGGGGAAACGGTCGAAGACGCCTTGAAGAATGAGGCTCAGCATTTGCGATTGAATGCTTTGTACGTGACCGACGTGGTACTCGGCGTGATATGAGGTCCACCCTGTGCCCGTGTTGGCGTGTCCGCCGCCCTGGGAAAGGTGCACCTGGATGGGCAGGTTGTGCGCAACCGCGGCCTCGTAGATGGGCCAGTACTTCCTGCTGCCCAACGGTTCCATGGTCTTGCTGAGGCCAAGAATGGAAATGACTGCGGGGTCGGAGCCAACACGTTCGATTTCCTTGACGGCCAGGTCGGGCGCTTCGAAGGTTATCGCCATCGAAACGCGCAGACGAGGCTCGGGGTGCACCAAGTGCTCGATCTGGTAATCGTTGAGTGCGCTGCACAGGGCTGATCCGAGTTCAGGATTCAGAGCCTGCCCGGCGGGGTTCAGTGTCTGACCTCCGGGTGACAGGCACTGCAGCACGCCGAGTTCGATGTTGTACAGGTCAAGAAGCTGGGTTCGCATGAGGTCCAGGTCGCTGCCCGGGTATCCGTCTTCAGGCCAGGCGTCGGCGCGCATCGCGTTGCCATACATCTGCGGGTACTCGCTGATGAGCTGGAGCCCCGTGGTTGACCTCATCCCATACTCATCAAGCTGCTTCAAGATGCCTGTTGGCAGGTACTC
It encodes the following:
- a CDS encoding amidohydrolase family protein yields the protein MTTAKSEKATALSKPVVTTGLIDVDIHPLPKVGGLNEYLPTGILKQLDEYGMRSTTGLQLISEYPQMYGNAMRADAWPEDGYPGSDLDLMRTQLLDLYNIELGVLQCLSPGGQTLNPAGQALNPELGSALCSALNDYQIEHLVHPEPRLRVSMAITFEAPDLAVKEIERVGSDPAVISILGLSKTMEPLGSRKYWPIYEAAVAHNLPIQVHLSQGGGHANTGTGWTSYHAEYHVGHVQSIQSQMLSLILQGVFDRFPGLKIMFVEGNVAHFVPLIQRLDYHWKTLRSEVPNLQRKPSEYIYDHVWASTQPIDEPQNPRHLQEIIEEFCPDNVLFASDYPHFDFDSPETVFPASFSPELKEKIFRTNGMRFFGLENEGK